In Bordetella holmesii ATCC 51541, the following proteins share a genomic window:
- a CDS encoding RNA polymerase sigma factor, sigma-70 family protein encodes MQQHKLDASDYASPPNLETLYGDHHPWLQDWLRRRLGNAADAADLAQDAFMRLLAKPLPFGSRPQARVYLRTLAGGLCVDLWRRRQIEHAWLQTLAAQPEAHVPSAEHQAIVLQTLQEVDRLVRGLPPKAAHAFIMAVGCEMSDQEIANELGVSTRMVRKYVAQAMLQCLQKL; translated from the coding sequence GTGCAGCAACACAAATTGGACGCTTCGGATTACGCATCGCCGCCCAACCTGGAAACGCTCTACGGTGACCACCATCCATGGCTGCAGGATTGGTTGCGCCGCCGGCTGGGCAACGCTGCGGATGCCGCCGATCTGGCCCAGGATGCGTTCATGCGCCTGCTGGCCAAACCTCTGCCCTTTGGCAGTCGGCCGCAGGCACGCGTCTACCTGCGCACGCTGGCTGGCGGGCTGTGCGTCGACCTCTGGCGCCGGCGACAGATCGAACACGCCTGGCTGCAGACCCTGGCCGCCCAACCCGAAGCACACGTGCCGAGCGCCGAACATCAGGCCATCGTGCTGCAAACCTTGCAGGAGGTCGATCGTCTCGTGCGCGGCCTTCCTCCCAAAGCGGCTCATGCCTTCATCATGGCAGTCGGCTGCGAAATGAGCGATCAGGAGATTGCCAACGAATTGGGTGTCTCCACCCGCATGGTCCGAAAGTATGTCGCGCAAGCGATGCTGCAATGCCTCCAAAAACTTTGA
- a CDS encoding fecR family protein — translation MPPKTLKRAAPGIAPLEQAAEWFALLRSGEATAAERAAWQAWHDACEAHTRAWAQVESVGRLFLPIRQSEASGVAATAYRRAEFNSGRRRTLLGIGALAAAGVVGHAAWRHNVLYPWAADYRSGTGEVREVVLDDGTRVWLGTASAFDQHYSAGLRRLELIAGEILISTAPDASRPFVVDTPQGRLRALGTRFSVRRDDGGTDVAVYQGSVQANAPSGAQALLLAGWRARMTRQGISAPRAADPDAESSTRGLFIAKNIPLADMARELSRYRLGHVGVAPDVAALPVFGSFPMTDPDRTLNMLESVLPVRVRMLPWWVDILPR, via the coding sequence ATGCCTCCAAAAACTTTGAAGCGCGCCGCACCTGGAATCGCCCCCCTGGAGCAGGCGGCGGAGTGGTTTGCCCTGCTGCGCTCCGGCGAGGCCACCGCAGCCGAACGCGCCGCCTGGCAAGCCTGGCACGACGCCTGTGAAGCCCATACGCGCGCCTGGGCCCAGGTCGAGAGCGTCGGCCGGCTTTTCCTGCCAATACGTCAGAGCGAGGCATCCGGGGTTGCCGCCACCGCCTACCGCCGCGCCGAATTCAACAGTGGCCGGCGGCGTACCCTCCTGGGGATTGGGGCTCTGGCTGCGGCCGGCGTGGTCGGACATGCCGCCTGGCGCCACAACGTCCTTTATCCCTGGGCGGCGGATTACCGCAGCGGCACGGGTGAGGTACGTGAAGTCGTGCTGGACGACGGCACACGCGTCTGGCTGGGCACGGCCAGTGCGTTTGACCAACACTACAGTGCCGGGCTCAGGCGTCTGGAGCTTATCGCTGGCGAGATCCTCATCAGCACGGCTCCCGACGCCTCTCGCCCCTTCGTCGTTGACACCCCACAAGGCCGTTTGCGTGCGTTGGGGACGCGCTTTTCCGTTCGCCGCGATGACGGGGGTACTGACGTGGCTGTCTATCAGGGCAGCGTTCAGGCGAATGCGCCGTCAGGCGCGCAGGCGCTGTTGCTTGCCGGGTGGCGTGCCCGCATGACGCGCCAGGGCATCAGCGCGCCACGCGCGGCCGATCCCGATGCCGAGTCCTCCACCCGAGGATTGTTCATTGCCAAGAACATCCCCCTGGCCGACATGGCGCGGGAGCTGTCGCGGTACCGCTTGGGCCATGTGGGTGTTGCTCCCGACGTGGCTGCCCTCCCCGTCTTTGGCAGCTTCCCCATGACGGACCCCGATCGCACGTTGAACATGCTGGAATCCGTGTTGCCGGTCCGCGTCAGGATGCTGCCTTGGTGGGTGGACATCCTGCCACGCTGA
- a CDS encoding tonB-dependent Receptor Plug domain protein has translation MALPAAWSRKTLIHLACAAALSGLAPVGSHAQTTADTVATHLNRDYSIPAGSLEQVLARFAAESGVLLASPPGLTAGRSSPGLSGNFSLPTALNAILAGTGLHAIRDPQGQYRLQADTQAVFLLSPVAVTGRDLATTEGTGSYSANITTIAKGDLALRDIPQAVSVITRQRMNDQGVTDVREALNYAPGVSMVSNEPGGQFYSRGFFIQSYQFDGVPLERQLYARGSAFNSDTAIYDRIEIMRGPQALFEGAGDPSGSVNLVRKRPTQERQFIVTGRVGSYDQYGAQVDFGGPLNESATVRGRVVADYETKGSFRDYVDSNERTFYGALDIDLGPATTLGLGYSRENPYGVIDWSGLPNYGDGSMPEYSRSTNLSAKWNHAYKTQNTWFADLTHRFSNGWKFKAAVVRVDETNDIKYLLRSGRLGPPNTYRGDDLPPDLVRHRHRAQG, from the coding sequence ATGGCTTTGCCCGCTGCCTGGTCCAGAAAAACCTTGATCCATCTGGCTTGCGCAGCCGCCTTGTCCGGATTGGCCCCCGTGGGCAGCCATGCGCAAACCACTGCAGATACTGTAGCGACGCACCTTAACCGCGATTACAGCATCCCCGCCGGTTCCCTCGAACAAGTCCTGGCCCGCTTTGCCGCCGAATCCGGCGTGCTGCTGGCCAGCCCCCCTGGATTGACGGCCGGCCGCAGCAGCCCCGGTTTGAGCGGCAATTTTTCATTACCCACCGCACTGAACGCGATCCTCGCCGGCACAGGACTGCATGCCATCAGGGACCCCCAAGGCCAGTATCGTCTACAGGCGGACACCCAAGCGGTCTTCCTCCTCAGCCCAGTGGCGGTAACTGGGCGCGACCTCGCCACCACTGAGGGTACCGGCTCCTACTCTGCCAATATCACCACCATCGCCAAGGGAGACCTCGCGCTACGCGATATACCGCAGGCCGTGTCGGTCATCACACGTCAGCGCATGAACGACCAAGGAGTAACCGACGTGCGCGAAGCCTTGAACTACGCGCCCGGCGTTTCCATGGTTTCCAACGAACCCGGTGGCCAGTTCTACTCACGTGGATTCTTCATCCAGAGCTATCAGTTCGACGGCGTGCCGCTCGAACGCCAGCTATACGCACGCGGATCCGCATTCAACTCCGATACTGCCATCTATGATCGTATCGAAATCATGCGCGGCCCTCAGGCGCTATTTGAGGGGGCAGGCGACCCCTCTGGATCGGTCAACCTGGTGCGCAAACGCCCTACGCAGGAACGCCAGTTCATCGTGACCGGTCGAGTGGGCAGTTATGACCAGTACGGCGCTCAAGTGGACTTCGGTGGGCCGCTCAATGAAAGCGCAACCGTACGCGGCCGCGTGGTGGCCGATTATGAAACCAAGGGTTCTTTCCGAGACTATGTCGATAGCAACGAGAGGACGTTCTACGGCGCCTTGGACATAGACCTCGGCCCGGCCACCACATTGGGACTGGGGTACAGCCGCGAAAATCCCTATGGGGTCATCGACTGGAGTGGGCTGCCCAACTATGGAGACGGGTCGATGCCGGAGTATTCACGCTCGACCAATCTGAGCGCCAAATGGAATCACGCGTATAAAACCCAGAACACTTGGTTCGCCGACCTCACCCACCGATTTTCCAATGGATGGAAATTCAAGGCGGCTGTGGTGCGCGTGGATGAAACGAACGACATCAAGTATTTGCTGCGTAGCGGCCGACTGGGGCCGCCCAATACCTATCGGGGCGATGACCTGCCCCCAGATTTAGTACGGCACCGACATAGAGCCCAGGGGTAA
- a CDS encoding integrase core domain protein — MENAYIESFNGKFRDECLNEHWFLSLRQAKSLIENWRVEYNTDRPHSALGYLTPAQFVQAHQKEGLLPLGSMSVPY; from the coding sequence GTGGAGAACGCTTATATCGAAAGTTTCAACGGCAAGTTCCGCGACGAATGCCTTAACGAGCACTGGTTCTTGTCCCTGCGACAGGCTAAAAGCTTGATCGAAAACTGGCGAGTCGAGTACAACACCGATCGGCCTCACAGCGCGCTCGGATATTTAACGCCGGCGCAATTCGTGCAGGCTCATCAGAAAGAAGGTCTTTTACCCCTGGGCTCTATGTCGGTGCCGTACTAA
- a CDS encoding integrase core domain protein, which yields MTERSMGVTRACGLVGISRSLFAYESTRSGDAALTERMKEMAVAKRRYGYRRIHVLLRREGWQANHKRIWRLYSLAGLSVRKRKRKRIAATERVVRPAAIAPNQSWSMDFVADGLAYGRRFRCLTIVDDYTRECLAIEVDTSLPGLRVAMVLQRLAEMRGLPRSITVDNGPEFAGRALDAWGLPSRRKAVVYSAG from the coding sequence ATGACCGAGCGCAGCATGGGTGTTACCCGGGCCTGTGGGCTGGTAGGAATTTCGCGGTCGCTGTTTGCCTACGAGAGCACACGCTCAGGCGATGCTGCGCTGACCGAGCGCATGAAAGAGATGGCAGTGGCGAAACGACGCTACGGCTATCGGAGGATCCATGTGCTCTTACGTCGCGAAGGCTGGCAAGCAAATCACAAGCGAATCTGGCGGCTGTACAGTCTGGCAGGGTTAAGCGTGCGAAAACGAAAGCGTAAGCGAATCGCGGCGACCGAGCGCGTGGTTCGCCCAGCGGCAATCGCGCCGAATCAGAGTTGGTCAATGGACTTTGTGGCCGACGGCCTAGCCTATGGCCGCCGATTCCGCTGTTTGACTATCGTCGATGACTACACTCGCGAATGCCTGGCCATCGAGGTCGATACGTCGTTGCCGGGACTGCGTGTTGCCATGGTGCTGCAACGGCTGGCGGAGATGCGTGGCCTGCCGCGATCTATTACCGTGGACAACGGGCCAGAGTTCGCCGGAAGAGCCTTGGACGCCTGGGGCCTACCAAGCAGGCGTAAAGCTGTCGTTTATTCGGCCGGGTAA
- a CDS encoding istB-like ATP binding family protein, whose amino-acid sequence MNLQHNRIEQICDVLKLERIGSEWPAMAQQCAREDASHGDFLERLLGIENDARIERQRAALMKIATLPSVKTIEDYDFAFASGAPRAQIQELAALSFIERAENVVFLGPSGVGKSHLAQALAYRAVMAGIKTRFLTAADLMMQLATAHKQDRLQQYFNRAIIGPRLLVIDEIGYLPFGREEANLFFNVVAQRYERTSIIVTSNLPFSQWASCFSEDQTLTAALLDRLLHHAHIVQIAGESYRLKDKRKAGNIKIRN is encoded by the coding sequence ATGAACCTTCAACACAACCGCATCGAACAGATCTGCGATGTCCTGAAGCTGGAGCGTATCGGCAGCGAGTGGCCCGCCATGGCCCAGCAGTGCGCCCGCGAAGACGCCAGCCATGGCGACTTCCTGGAGCGCCTTCTGGGTATTGAGAACGACGCCCGGATCGAACGCCAGCGCGCCGCCCTGATGAAGATCGCCACGCTGCCCTCGGTCAAGACCATCGAAGACTATGACTTCGCCTTTGCCAGTGGTGCGCCGCGTGCCCAGATCCAGGAACTGGCGGCCCTGAGCTTTATCGAACGGGCTGAGAACGTGGTGTTCCTGGGACCCAGCGGCGTGGGCAAGAGCCACCTGGCGCAGGCATTGGCGTACCGCGCCGTCATGGCGGGCATCAAGACCCGGTTTCTGACTGCCGCCGACCTGATGATGCAGTTGGCCACGGCCCATAAGCAGGACCGGCTGCAGCAGTACTTCAACCGCGCCATCATCGGGCCGCGCCTGCTGGTGATCGATGAGATTGGCTATCTGCCCTTCGGGCGCGAGGAAGCAAACCTGTTCTTCAACGTGGTGGCCCAGCGCTACGAGCGTACCAGCATCATCGTCACCAGCAATCTGCCCTTCAGCCAGTGGGCCTCGTGCTTCTCTGAGGATCAGACGCTGACCGCTGCCTTGCTCGACCGCCTGCTGCACCACGCCCATATCGTGCAGATTGCCGGGGAAAGCTACCGGCTCAAGGACAAGCGCAAAGCAGGAAACATCAAGATCAGGAACTAG
- a CDS encoding integrase core domain protein yields the protein MLLREIQELGYPGGVTQLKEFLGGYKHQEPEPVVRFETPPGKQMQADFTHIRRGRDPLMAFVATLGYSRSSWVRFTTDERADTWFGCLRQAFIYFGGVPQHVLFDNAGAIITERDAYGPGQHRWHNGLLAVAQEFGFTPRVCQPYRAKTKGKVERFNGYLKGSFCVPLAATLKQAGLRFDVTAANAHVGRWLTEVADQRLHGTTRERPAKRLQEERLALLQLPAQHGMLVPATSHRPVPRESFQHPLSVYNELLEVRA from the coding sequence GTGCTGCTGCGGGAGATTCAAGAACTGGGCTACCCCGGTGGTGTAACGCAGCTCAAGGAGTTTCTTGGCGGCTACAAGCACCAGGAGCCTGAACCGGTCGTTCGTTTTGAGACGCCGCCTGGCAAGCAGATGCAGGCCGACTTCACCCACATCCGGCGCGGCCGTGATCCCTTGATGGCCTTTGTCGCCACGCTGGGATACAGCCGTTCGAGCTGGGTGCGGTTCACCACCGATGAGCGCGCCGACACTTGGTTCGGATGTCTGCGTCAGGCCTTCATCTACTTCGGCGGCGTACCCCAGCACGTGTTGTTCGACAACGCGGGCGCCATCATCACCGAGCGCGATGCCTACGGCCCCGGCCAGCATCGCTGGCACAACGGGCTGTTGGCCGTCGCCCAGGAGTTCGGCTTCACCCCGCGTGTGTGCCAGCCTTATCGCGCCAAGACCAAGGGCAAGGTCGAACGCTTCAACGGATACCTGAAGGGCAGTTTCTGTGTCCCGTTGGCCGCGACCCTCAAGCAGGCTGGCCTGCGCTTCGATGTGACGGCAGCCAACGCGCACGTCGGTCGCTGGCTCACGGAGGTGGCCGATCAGCGGCTGCATGGCACCACTCGGGAGAGACCCGCTAAGCGGTTGCAGGAAGAGCGCCTGGCGCTACTGCAGTTGCCTGCGCAACACGGCATGCTGGTGCCGGCCACGTCTCACCGGCCTGTGCCGCGAGAGAGCTTCCAGCACCCGCTGTCGGTCTATAACGAGTTGCTGGAGGTGCGAGCATGA
- a CDS encoding putative transposase — MPQARNLRGNVLQLEGEVRWHDGAGRSEAQGAGAGEQQAQEAVGRVDAGQGVSADVILTHRVGVNLTHLGDDGGLLAADNVDSGASSGDQGNGASWRQHSGDGQAAGLLTQHDQAVSA; from the coding sequence GTGCCGCAAGCACGGAATCTCCGAGGCAACGTACTACAACTGGAAGGCGAAGTTCGGTGGCATGACGGTGCCGGACGCTCAGAGGCTCAAGGAGCTGGAGCAGGAGAACAACAAGCTCAAGAAGCTGTTGGCCGAGTCGATGCTGGACAAGGTGTCAGCGCCGATGTAATACTGACCCACCGCGTCGGAGTAAATCTGACCCACCTGGGCGATGATGGCGGCCTTTTGGCCGCCGACAATGTTGACTCAGGAGCAAGCAGTGGAGATCAAGGTAATGGCGCGTCGTGGCGTCAGCATTCGGGAGATGGCCAAGCAGCTGGGCTGCTCACGCAACACGATCAGGCGGTATCTGCGTGA
- a CDS encoding tonB dependent receptor family protein: MGGGINTQSKSSDFGYYGRTQGGYTTLDARVGYQVNERLDLGLNIYNLTDKKYYSSISYDHNFYGAPRSFLLTARYRM, encoded by the coding sequence ATGGGCGGTGGCATCAACACCCAGAGCAAATCTTCCGACTTTGGCTACTATGGCCGCACGCAGGGCGGCTATACCACGCTTGATGCCCGGGTCGGCTACCAAGTCAACGAACGCCTGGACCTGGGCCTGAACATCTACAACCTCACGGACAAGAAGTACTACAGCTCCATTAGTTACGATCACAATTTCTATGGGGCTCCCCGAAGCTTCCTGCTGACCGCGCGCTACCGGATGTAA
- the iscX gene encoding feS assembly protein IscX produces MKWVDTYQIAEALMDTHPAVDPKTVRFTQLREWVLALPDFQDDPARCGEKILEAIQMAWIDEAE; encoded by the coding sequence ATGAAGTGGGTAGATACTTATCAGATCGCTGAAGCTCTGATGGATACGCATCCGGCTGTGGATCCCAAGACGGTGCGTTTTACGCAACTGCGTGAGTGGGTTCTGGCGTTGCCCGATTTTCAGGATGATCCGGCCCGTTGTGGCGAGAAAATCCTTGAGGCCATCCAGATGGCCTGGATAGACGAAGCCGAGTAA
- a CDS encoding putative ferredoxin, 2Fe-2S, which produces MRQGYASLEEASDSEEDLLDKAWGLTSVSRLSCQAIIEEQDLTIEIPKYTINHAKEDH; this is translated from the coding sequence GTGCGCCAGGGCTACGCCTCTTTGGAAGAGGCCAGCGACAGCGAGGAAGATCTGCTGGACAAAGCCTGGGGCCTGACCTCGGTGTCGCGCCTGTCGTGTCAAGCGATCATCGAAGAGCAGGATCTCACCATCGAGATCCCCAAGTACACCATCAACCATGCCAAGGAGGATCATTGA
- the hscA gene encoding fe-S protein assembly chaperone HscA: MALLQISEPGESPAPHQRRLAVGIDLGTTNSLLAAVRSSVPEVLSDADGHALLPSAVRYLPEGRVTIGRAALPHQASDPGNTIVSVKRFMGRSAEDARDSGAPYDFVDAPGMVRLRTLHGDVSPVEVSAQILATLRQRAEDVLGDDLVGAVITVPAYFDDAQRQATRDAAKLAGLNVLRLLNEPTAAAIAYGLDQAAEGIYAVYDLGGGTFDISILRLSQGVFEVISTGGDTVLGGDDFDHAIVADLAASLGLENLSLSDKRGLLVAARAARESLTDVDQAVISVMLDAGRQVDMPLTRAHFDTLAAPLVDRTLQAARRALRDASLSAAEVKGVVLVGGATRMPVVRQGVAAFFGAPPLTNLDPDQVVALGAALQANLLAGNRAPGEDWLLLDVMPLSLGLETMGGLVERVIPRNSTIPVARAQEFTTFKDGQTAMSVHVVQGERDLVADCRSLARFELRGIPPMVAGAARIRVTFQVDADGLLSVTAREQSTGVEAAVTVKPSYGLSDDEITRMLSDSVSYADDDAKARMLREQQVEARQLVESVSAALAADGDLLDGDERSRVDAALQAAAQAQSATEVDAVRQAVQALSDATEDFAARRMDRSIRAALAGRKLDELA; the protein is encoded by the coding sequence ATGGCTTTATTGCAGATTTCCGAACCCGGTGAATCACCCGCCCCGCATCAACGGCGCCTGGCAGTGGGTATAGATCTGGGAACGACCAATTCTCTGTTGGCAGCGGTGCGCAGCAGCGTGCCCGAAGTATTGTCCGACGCTGACGGACATGCGCTGTTGCCTTCGGCAGTGCGTTATCTGCCTGAAGGCCGGGTCACGATCGGTCGTGCCGCCTTGCCGCATCAAGCCAGCGACCCGGGCAATACCATCGTGTCGGTGAAGCGCTTCATGGGCCGCTCGGCCGAGGATGCGCGTGACAGCGGCGCGCCTTATGACTTCGTGGATGCCCCTGGTATGGTGCGCCTGCGCACCCTGCACGGTGACGTCAGCCCGGTTGAGGTCTCGGCCCAAATTCTGGCTACCTTGCGTCAGCGCGCTGAAGACGTGCTGGGTGATGACCTGGTGGGCGCGGTGATTACGGTGCCTGCCTATTTCGATGATGCACAGCGCCAGGCCACGCGTGATGCGGCCAAGTTGGCGGGCTTGAATGTCTTGCGTCTGCTCAACGAGCCGACGGCCGCCGCCATCGCCTACGGACTCGATCAGGCCGCCGAAGGCATTTATGCCGTTTATGACCTGGGTGGGGGCACGTTCGATATATCGATCTTGCGCCTGTCGCAAGGGGTGTTCGAGGTGATCTCCACCGGCGGCGATACGGTGCTGGGCGGCGACGATTTCGACCATGCGATCGTGGCCGATCTGGCCGCCTCGCTCGGGCTGGAAAACCTGTCGCTGTCCGATAAGCGCGGGCTGCTGGTGGCGGCCCGTGCCGCACGCGAAAGCTTGACCGATGTGGATCAGGCGGTGATCTCCGTGATGCTCGATGCAGGCCGTCAGGTCGATATGCCTCTGACGCGTGCCCACTTCGATACCTTGGCAGCACCGCTTGTAGATCGGACGTTGCAGGCAGCTCGCCGCGCGTTGCGGGATGCCAGCCTGAGCGCCGCCGAGGTCAAGGGCGTGGTGCTGGTCGGCGGCGCGACGCGCATGCCGGTCGTGAGGCAGGGTGTTGCCGCTTTCTTCGGCGCGCCGCCGTTGACCAATCTCGACCCGGATCAGGTCGTGGCGTTGGGCGCGGCCTTGCAGGCCAACTTGTTGGCGGGCAATCGTGCACCAGGCGAAGATTGGCTTTTGCTGGACGTGATGCCTTTGTCACTCGGGCTGGAGACGATGGGTGGGCTGGTCGAACGGGTCATTCCGCGCAACAGCACCATCCCGGTTGCCCGTGCCCAAGAGTTCACCACGTTCAAGGACGGCCAGACCGCCATGAGCGTGCATGTTGTGCAGGGCGAGCGCGACCTGGTTGCCGATTGCCGCTCGCTGGCCCGCTTCGAGCTACGAGGCATTCCTCCCATGGTCGCCGGCGCGGCTCGCATCCGCGTGACCTTTCAGGTTGATGCCGACGGGCTGCTTAGCGTGACCGCGCGCGAACAGAGTACGGGTGTGGAAGCGGCCGTCACGGTCAAACCTTCCTATGGCCTGTCCGACGACGAAATTACGCGCATGCTTTCCGACAGTGTCTCGTATGCCGATGACGATGCCAAAGCCCGGATGTTGCGTGAGCAGCAGGTCGAAGCCCGCCAACTGGTCGAGTCCGTGAGTGCTGCGCTGGCGGCCGACGGGGACCTTCTCGATGGCGACGAACGGTCTCGTGTAGATGCTGCCTTGCAGGCCGCCGCACAGGCGCAGTCGGCCACCGAGGTTGATGCGGTGCGTCAGGCCGTTCAGGCCTTGTCTGACGCCACTGAGGATTTTGCCGCCCGCCGCATGGATCGCAGTATCCGCGCGGCACTGGCTGGCCGTAAATTGGACGAACTCGCTTAA
- the hscB gene encoding fe-S protein assembly co-chaperone HscB, which produces MAVDDHFSLFGLPATFELDDRALEAAWRDVAARVHPDRFATASAPERRVAMQWSARANEAYRQLRDPLLRARYLCEAAGVDLQTESNTAMAPGFLMQQMEWRELLDDARHDEQARLTLNAELEDAREAMRQTLADLIDRRKDYPAAGQKVREWMFIEKLAQELASIQP; this is translated from the coding sequence TTGGCCGTTGACGATCATTTCAGCCTGTTTGGCCTGCCTGCGACGTTCGAGCTCGATGACCGTGCGCTTGAAGCGGCCTGGCGTGATGTGGCCGCTCGTGTTCACCCCGACCGGTTTGCCACGGCCAGTGCGCCGGAACGCCGGGTGGCGATGCAGTGGTCCGCGCGTGCCAATGAGGCCTATCGGCAACTGCGGGATCCGCTGTTGCGCGCGCGCTATCTTTGCGAGGCAGCCGGCGTCGATCTCCAGACCGAAAGCAACACGGCCATGGCGCCTGGCTTTCTGATGCAGCAGATGGAGTGGCGCGAGCTGCTCGATGATGCGCGCCACGACGAGCAGGCACGGCTTACATTGAACGCCGAGCTCGAGGATGCGCGTGAAGCGATGCGGCAGACGCTTGCCGATTTGATTGACCGGCGCAAGGACTATCCCGCCGCGGGCCAGAAGGTCCGCGAGTGGATGTTCATCGAAAAACTGGCTCAGGAACTGGCTTCGATCCAGCCCTAG